From Etheostoma cragini isolate CJK2018 chromosome 3, CSU_Ecrag_1.0, whole genome shotgun sequence:
CAGGTCACACACATTAAATACTGCATGAAGCATTTTTTTGCACTATAATGCATTTACACTCATTGgacagataaaacagaaacGCGTTGCTATTAATGACCCACCACTTGTCATACTCTTATCAAAAAGTAAACACAAATGAACAGCAGTAATGATATTCAATGTGTGAAGTGAAGTTTAAAGTAGCAGCTGGCTTGCATAAGTTCTGGTAATTTATCTGAGCAGATATCTGAGTTTCCAGTAATCTGTGAATTTCAATAAGAATTTAGCAGCTGCTGTGACGCACATAGTGCTTAGTAGAATCCGCTAAAGCAAAGCTGCGTTGATGTACATTGGAAGCCAAATCTTTAATCAGTTTCATGGTAGGATTCAGAAGAACAAATGCAGTAATGTGAGCTGGCAGCACCCGGCAGCAGTGCTCTCTGTTTTCCCTGCTATACTTTCCACCCACAGCAGCCAGCCCCTCCACTGTCACTGTCACCTTACCTTGCAGGCCTCATAAATCATTCAGCAGGCCATTGAAAGTTCTGCAGACTAACTAGCCCACTACTTACCTTGCAGCTCTGTCTACCAGCAGACATATCGGGCAATGTCTACAGCAGACAGGAGATCAAGGGAGTGAGGTTACTGCTGCACCTTCATAACTACTTTCTTGGCTATGACCAAAACAAGGCAGGCAACCAAGAGACTGTTTACAGATCCTGGATGAAGAATCAAAAATGTCTGTCTGAGTCTGGAAAAGAGCTGGGTTACATGTGCACCAGTCCTTTACCAGCAGGTGCACATATTAACCATGCTAaagacatgcagacacacaagtTTCAGGTTTGTGTGGTGGCTGAGCGCTGTGCTCCTTACTCTGGTTCATGGAAGCAACTTGAGTCAACAGTTCCAGGAGAGGCTACCCTGCCAGCCAGGTAGGCTGTCCTGACTGCACATAATAATCTTTTgataacatgacaaaaaaaaaagtggtattTGATGCATACCATCAGATGAACATTACGTTTTACATTTTCTCTGCCTAGCCACTTACATAATGTTGttctttggtctttttttttgagTCTTACAAAAAGTTTCACAAACTTTATTCTGATGCTTTCTCTTGACAGTGACAACACTGACTTTGCCGTTAACCTGTGTacttctttgtatttatttatttatttatctataatAGGTTTTTACTGCCCTTTGGAAAGCTTCACCCCATTCCCCTGTCCCAAGGGAACCTATGGGCCAACTGCTGGTGCCATTTCCATAGACAGCTGTCTGATGTGTCCTCCTCACCACTACTGTCCAAGACCAGGTCTGGTTGCCTCCTTGCCCTGTGGCCCTGTGGCTCAGCAGCCTCTGTCTGGTCAGGACACATGCATCTGCCTGGGAGAGGGACAGACTTTCCAGGTGACAAATTTCTTTTCATACCATTGGAGGATCAAGCCAGTCATTCCTGCAGCATGTGTGTTCTGTCTGGTGTGCTTTTGTGACCGTTTTCATCATCAACACCAACACCTCCTACTGCAGGCTACCAATCACCCACTTGCGTTTTTGTCTTGTGAGCTCCTTCTTTATTCTGTAAAAACTAGAAGAAGAACTCTAATTTCTCAagtctatgtttttttttgtgtcactcTTGGATCCTGTGATACATTGTGCACACTAATGTGAGAGTAGGTTCCTCACTGAGAGAGAACTCAGAAACTTTAGACTGAACAATCTCTTCAAGCTGAAAGAGCTCTAGATCATGTTCCCTCGCAGTAGGGTCTTGTTACCTTGTGTTAACAGGTGCTGAGCCCTCCGCTCGTCAGCTCACAACAAGGAGAATGAGATTTCTTTTCGCTATCTGATGCATGGGTATTAGTaagaacaaatgtcaaatgtatgcataaataaataaataaataaatgatggaaggaaggaaggaaaagcaATGAGGGAATCACTGAAGGATGAAATCAATGAAGAAAGGAATTAATGAAGGAAGAAAGCAATGAAGGAAGatatgaatgaattaatgaagtaatgaatgattaaatgaatgaatggtcATTACACTGTTTGAAGCCTGCTGACTTCTCTGCAGACCAGTGATGGGTTGTGCCTCTGCACCATTGACTACCAACCCACCAACAACGGAGATGCGTGTGTTCACAAAGTGTATGCTGTTTGTAGAGATGGAAAAACACGTACCCAGTATGGAGACTGTCTGGACAGATATCAGTGGTCACTTCACTGCAGGCAGCAGGTTAGACCTTATGCAATCATatcacacacagatgcacacattaAAGTAGAACAAAGGTTGTTGGCATCTCTTTTACAGAATGACACAGGAAACATCCTGAATATCTGTTTAAACGATGCATGGGGATTCTGATAGGCTGTAGACTCTGATCTGTTTACAGAACAAACTGACAAAATACACTATACAATCACAGACAATGCCAATGAGTCCAACCTAGATGTCTTTACCCTTTCCTATTGAACCTGACAATAATTTATCTAGTAGAGGCTTGTATTCATTCCACTTAATAATTAACCATAGTCTGCTTCCTGTGTTGGTCGGTTAGCAAGGTGTTCTCCCCatgcagtgtttatttttgtcactgCCCTCCATAGCATTCTTTGGTACAGATGACCTTACACCTATAATCACTCACTCAAACCAAGCATACGTTGAACAAAAGCTGCCACTTTTTGGTATggtttttagattaaaaaaacacttacacGCTGCTccaagcaacaacaacaaaataagtaataTTTGACCGGTTTCGAGAAGGAGTTGACTAATGAAGCCTAATACTAGCTTTGCATTGGTTAACTTTCCTGTAGGTGTGTCAATCTGCGGAGGATTTCCAGGGTTACGATGGAGAGTtgggtctgtgtgtttgcagagagCCTCCTGGAAGAGCTGCGTGTGGAGGCCTTTGCAGGAAAAGGACAGCTGCTGAGCTAAAGCTCCACTGCTTGTCCAACAAAGAAATGGAGCTGGTGTGGCGTGATGGCAGTCAGGTATGCAAAGGCATGTGCAGaattacataaacacaaacagccacatattcatgcacaaaaaacaaaatacagaaagaatGTATGCTTTTTAGCAATCCGGGTCAATAAAATTAAAACCCTTTGTACACTACCTTTTCAGACAATGCATGTCAAACCTTTATCATCCCAGCAGGAAAATTGTAGGACAAGTCTCTCGTGTTTTGTAGTGACCTATTATTGGCCAATTatgctattgtgtgtgtgcaggttatGGGCGTCTCAGGCAGCATGCTGGAGACAGTTTTTAAACACTTGGACTCCCAGGGGACTCATCTGTGCAGCAGCCCTATCAATTCCTCACATGATGTCTACATTGTTCAGACAACAGGTAGAGACACACAAAGTGACTCTGTCtggctctctgtctctatctctctcttgaGTTGTCTCCCACATCTTTCTCTCCCTTGTCTGATTGCAGAGACAGGCTTCCTCGGCCTTGTCAGCGGCCTGGCAAAGGAACTTCAGCAACTGTTCCCTGTCAAAACACAGCATGACTTTCAGAGCTTAGCTGGtttgtcacaacaaaacaatattgtttggtcattaaaaaaatagtaatgaaTGATTCATGATCAAAGTCCTGTGCTGTTGCTCTTTTAGAAAGAGATTCTGACGTTCTCTGGGAGGTCACTGAAGTTGAAAACATCAGTAGTGAAGGAAGAGAAGTGAATTTCAGCCGCAGGAAGGGAAACAAGAGTGATGTCAAGGATGAAACAATTGTAAATGGAATTCTGAATCCCACAGCGTGTCTCCATTTGGGCGACGTTATTCTGTTCACTGTTGACACGCGTCACTATCCACAGTATGATCTGTAAGTCAGACACCATACACATTTATTCTGTCAACCTTTACTGCTATGTAACTGTGTTCTGACTTAGTTTATCTTAATCCTTACTTCATGTCTTTCAGTGACAACTTGTACAACACAAATAGCGATTTCGACTGGGGGGCATTCAGACTGCTAAAAGAAGAAATGACTCTGTCTTGGACTCATCCCATCTTCTTTGCGGTGGTCTTTAGCCAGCCTGGAGTATATGTTTTTAGTCTGAGCAGCGATCAGCACAAACAACTGGTgactatatttaaaataatataagcGTAAAAGGTAccctgtgaaatataaagtatgGACCAACAAGtagtttttaacatttcaatatTCCTTACCAAATTGCATTGTGTATTCATAATTGCTCCTCTGACTGCTTGTTCTGCTGATGCAAAACAACATAAGAACCTTTTTTTCGTGGTAAAGGTGCAAATCCAAGAGTAACAGGTCAATACTTAACCCATGGTGTAAACGGGCGTTTGCATGCATTTGCTGGTAGAGAACTTGATACAAATAGAAGAGAGATCTGCAAATCAAAATATTACTCTTCAACACCACCAATTGTTTAGCATTTCACAGGGcatgtttaaagctatagtgcgtagtttctgtcttccctatgaggaattctaagtaacgacaacaacactgttgtagCATCCACATGATGCAATCTTTCTGCGACCGAGCACCCCAACCCCACTCCCACAGATActtgtaaccaaggaggacacggagggttaaaaaacatgatggactcttcagaagagctcattatcttcactcaagacTACACCAGTTTCTAAGGATAACCATAATGAGAAATCCGGATTGAGTTTTGTGGAGCTTTGCattaactcatttggcaatggtcttagtacaaaaaaatgtacgCACTAAAGCGTCTGACACTAAGTCCCCCCAGCAATCCAAATATACATATTGGAAACATCAGCTGACAAATTTATGTCTACGCAAAGCCAAttgttatattaatgttaatttactgtaaaatattcCCTCATTTTCTGCTCTCTTCTTATTACTTCTTATTCAGTATGTGCGGGTGATGCCTGCAGGCGGCCAGTGTTATGAGCCCGGCCCCTTCTTCCCCACCATCCCTCGTCATGTGACCAGGGTAGGAATCAGGAGGAGACGCAACCTGTTACTGAGGCCAGATTGGCTGGTGACAGGAGGACTGCTATTTGGAGCCGTGGTCATCCTCTGTTTATGTGTTACACTGCTGGTtagtgtaaaaacacaaaactcacTTTTACATGTTCAAAGTATTACTTATTCACTTTCATTCGTCTGTCCCATATTTAGATCCTTTTCCGTGAATATGGATGGCCTGAGAAGGAGCCAATCAGAGCGCGGTATAGGTTGTTACAGTTGGCCTACCACATGGACGACTACTCATCAAAAGGTTCAAGGGTGGTCTCAGTTAAGAAGATACACCGAAACCAACAAGCTAGAATGACACAAGACTCCATTCAGCCAGGTGCAATATTGTAGctgttacaacacacacacacacacacacacacacacacacacccccacacacacacacacacacacacacacccacacacacacacacacacacacacacaaacacccctgTGAGCGTTTCTCCCACACAACCAATTATTGTTGAAAGGCTCTTGTCACATTCCTgataaatagtaaaaatgtcaacagtcCAAATGTCGTTTGTTGTTATTtagggggagagaaagaagtgGAAGCTGTTTGCTTGTATCATAAAGAGTAAAATGATTCAGTTACTTTCTTATGGTCATACATAAAGTAAAGTGAGCactaaaaatgaacatttgagTGGATTTAACAGAACATGCAGATAGACTTCAAGCTCATTGATCTTCCTGAGGCAGCACATTATGCTCGCTCCTAAAAGTTCTCTTCAAAACATGTGTTCTTTACATTCTGCtgatctctgtctctgtccctctttgTGTTACACTCTTTTGACAACAGCCTGTGGAGATACCTTGGAGGAATTCTGGGATTATGAGCACCAAGTGGATCTGGAGGCTTTCAGCAGCAACACCTTCTACGGCCTCCTTCTCAAACAGAGTCTGTCTGTCACCACACGGCTGGGGCAGCTTACCACTGAGGCCAGTAGCTCTTAgtttaaatgctaaaacatacagtatgtgaaatgATTGACATTTACATCCTCTTTTCTGTCACACATACTCTGATGAATGCCACTGTTATCTTAGCTTTATTCCATTTTCTTGGACACCAGTAAGTATTTCCCTTTGAACTGTTTCAGAGATATTTCAAGAGATAATTTAAGATGTGTCAAAGATCTAACTTTTAGGAAAAAAGGTATAATTGTACATTTTTGGCACCACACTCATGTCAGTATGCTAAATATGAATCTCCCACCAGCAGCTGTttaacttagctt
This genomic window contains:
- the LOC117942340 gene encoding uncharacterized protein LOC117942340 yields the protein MLKTCRHTSFRFVWWLSAVLLTLVHGSNLSQQFQERLPCQPGFYCPLESFTPFPCPKGTYGPTAGAISIDSCLMCPPHHYCPRPGLVASLPCGPVAQQPLSGQDTCICLGEGQTFQTSDGLCLCTIDYQPTNNGDACVHKVYAVCRDGKTRTQYGDCLDRYQWSLHCRQQVCQSAEDFQGYDGELGLCVCREPPGRAACGGLCRKRTAAELKLHCLSNKEMELVWRDGSQVCKGMCRIT
- the LOC117942035 gene encoding uncharacterized protein LOC117942035; this translates as MLETVFKHLDSQGTHLCSSPINSSHDVYIVQTTETGFLGLVSGLAKELQQLFPVKTQHDFQSLAERDSDVLWEVTEVENISSEGREVNFSRRKGNKSDVKDETIVNGILNPTACLHLGDVILFTVDTRHYPQYDLDNLYNTNSDFDWGAFRLLKEEMTLSWTHPIFFAVVFSQPGVYVFSLSSDQHKQLYVRVMPAGGQCYEPGPFFPTIPRHVTRVGIRRRRNLLLRPDWLVTGGLLFGAVVILCLCVTLLILFREYGWPEKEPIRARYRLLQLAYHMDDYSSKGSRVVSVKKIHRNQQARMTQDSIQPACGDTLEEFWDYEHQVDLEAFSSNTFYGLLLKQSLSVTTRLGQLTTEASSS